The DNA region AATCACCCTGAACATGGGTCTGGGCGAAGCGATCGGCGACAAAAAAGTCATCGAGCACGCTGTTGCTGACCTGGAAAAGATCACCGGTCAAAAGGTCGTTGTGACTTACGCTCGGAAATCCATCGCTGGCTTTAAAGTCCGTGAAGGTTGGCCGATCGGCGTCAAAGTGACTCTGCGCCGCGATCGTATGTACGAGTTCCTGGATCGTCTGCTGTCGATCTCCCTGCCTCGGGTTCGCGACTTCCGCGGCCTGAATGCCAAGTCCTTCGATGGTCGTGGTAACTACAGCATGGGCGTCAAAGAGCAGATCATTTTCCCGGAAATTGACTACGACAAGATCGATGCTCTTCGCGGTCTGGACATCACCCTGACCACCACTGCCAAGAACGATGATGAAGGTCGCGCATTGTTGCGTGCTTTCAAATTCCCGTTCCGCAACTGATTGGAGTAGGACAATGGCCAAGATGAGCATGAAAAACCGTGAGCTGAAGCGTCAGCTCACTGTTGCCAAGTACGCCAAGAAGCGTGCAGAGCTGAAAGCTATCATCGTCGATCTGAACGCAAGTCCAGAAGCGCGTTGGGAAGCTACCGTAGCCCTGCAGAAGCAACCACGTGACGCAAGCGCTGCGCGCATGCGTAACCGTTGCCGCATCACTGGTCGTCCACACGGCGTCTATCGCAAGTTCGGCCTCGGCCGTAACAAGCTGCGTGAAGCAGCTATGCGTGGCGACGTTCCAGGTCTGGTTAAGGCCAGCTGGTAAGGCGCACCTCTCGTTTCCTTCCGGCCGGTCACGCAAGTCACTGGTCGGGATGAAGCCTGAATTTGGATCAAGCCCCTTTTGGGGCTTGATTCATTTCCGGGGTAGGACTAGAATTGCCGGCTCGCCTGAGCCCGTGTTTTTACGTGCCCGGAAGTTCTCGGCGATCAAGCTGTAGCCGCAAGGCTAATTATTTTGTTTTAGGAGCGTCTAGCCCATGAGTATGCAGGACCCGTTAGCGGACATGCTAACTCGTATCCGTAATGCCCAGATGGCTGAAAAGCCCGT from Pseudomonas syringae includes:
- the rpsN gene encoding 30S ribosomal protein S14, giving the protein MAKMSMKNRELKRQLTVAKYAKKRAELKAIIVDLNASPEARWEATVALQKQPRDASAARMRNRCRITGRPHGVYRKFGLGRNKLREAAMRGDVPGLVKASW
- the rplE gene encoding 50S ribosomal protein L5, with protein sequence MARLKEIYRKEIAPKLKEELKLSNVMEVPRVTKITLNMGLGEAIGDKKVIEHAVADLEKITGQKVVVTYARKSIAGFKVREGWPIGVKVTLRRDRMYEFLDRLLSISLPRVRDFRGLNAKSFDGRGNYSMGVKEQIIFPEIDYDKIDALRGLDITLTTTAKNDDEGRALLRAFKFPFRN